CCCGACCGCCATCGCCGTGCGTCTCGCCCGCGCCGCCTGGACGCGCGGAGACCTGGACCGGGCCTGTGCCCTGATCGACAGCGCGGAAGTGCCGACCGGGCACCCGCTGCACGACGAGGCGGTCGACATCGCCGGATCGGTGTGGGCCGCCCGCGGATTCATGTCCATCAGCACGGACGCGTACGCCTCCGGAGACATCTCCGACCCGCGGGTGGCCGCGCACGCCGCGATCGCCGCGCTCGGCTCGGGCGACGGCGACGCCCTGGAGTCCGCGCTGGGGATCGCCGCCCCTCTCCGCACCTACCCGTCGACCCTCTCCGTCTCCATGCGGCTCCTCGGTCGCGGCTTGCGGGCCGGGGTCACCCCGACGGCGACCGGAGCGCTGGACGAGATGGTCCGTGCCGCCGAACGGTACACCGAGTCCGGGGCGCACGGCCCGATCCCTGAGCTCCCCGCTGTGCTCGCCGCGCTGACCGCGGTGAACACCGGCGAGCTCGACGTCGCGCACGGCATCCTCACCACCGCCCACCGCGGCGGCCACGGCGGCGCCTGGGCGAAGCCGCGGCTGCTCCTCTGGACGGCCTGGGTGGCGCTCCGGCGTCAGCATCCCGACGAGACGCTCCTGCGCCTCGAGAACGTGCGTGCCATCCCCGGTGAGCTCAGTGCGCGGGACCGGCTGTTGCGGGATGCGGTGGTCATCGGGCACACCCGGCGCTACGGCGACCCGGCCACCCTCCCCACCGTGTGGCACCGGGTACGCGACGACGTGATGCACGTGCAGCCCGACCTGTTCAGCCTGTTCCCGGTGACGGAGTTCGTCACGACGGCGGCGCTCCTGGGCGACGCCGAGCGCTTCGAGAGCGCGTTCGCCGAGGCGCTCCGTCTCGTCGACCGGCTCGGAAACCCGCCGGCATGGTCCGCCCCCCTGCACTGGGCGGGCTTCCAGAAGGGGGTACTCCTCGGTCGGCCCGATGAGCTGACCCGGCATGCCCGCGCCCTGGTCACCGCGGCCCAGAGCAACCCGGTCGCGGCCGCGATGTCCCGGGCGGGGAAGGTCTGGACCGAAGCGCTCACGGGGGCCGTGGACGTCGACGCGATCGAGCACGCCGCCGCGCAACTCGCGAAGGTGGGTCTGGCCTGGGATGGCGCCCGCCTGGCCTCCCACGGCGCGGGCCGCTCGGAGGAGCGGCGCACGGTCGCGCGGCTCCTCTCCACCGCGCGTCAGTTGCACCCCAACCGCGAGGCGCCGGATGCCGAGCACCCGCAGCCGGCCAGCGCCGGCCGGGGGCCGAGCATGCTGAGCCCTCGCGAAATGGAGGTCGCCGCCCTCGTGATCAGCGGGAAGACCTACGCCGAGATCGGCGAGACGATCTTCATCTCACCGAGGACGGCCGAGCACCACATCGCCCGCATCCGCCGGCGTCTCGGGGCGACGTCACGGTCGGACCTCATCGCCCGGCTCCGGGCGATCGTGGAGGACCGCGACGGCTCCGGTTCCGACGAGCATGGGGGATCCGCGTGGCGAACCCCGTAATACCCAGGGGCACTCCCTAGTCCCCTCCCGGGGACCGGGGGGCTATCCCCGACGCGGGGCGACCCCGCGAAGTCCTAACGTCAGATGAGGACACCACCCGAAGGAGGCAGGCATGAGCGTCACTTTGGCAACCATGGCCGATGCGTTGATCGAATTCATCCTGAGCCTGTTGCGCGACCCCGACGCCGCTGCCGAGTTCGATGCCGATCCGGGCGGGGCGATGTCGTCGCGCGGCCTGGCGGACGTGCGCTACGAGGACGTGTGCGCCGTGGCCCCCGTCGTCGTCGATCGGCCCGCCGTCGCACCGCGGCCCGACCCCGCCCCGGCCCCGGCCCCGCAGCCGAGCCCGGACCCCGTCATCAACGAGATCCGCAGCATCGTCAACAACTTCGCCTGGATCGATGACCGCGACACGATCGTCGACCAATCGGTCAACCAGAACATCTGGGCCGAGGGAGACGTGACGCAGAACTTCGACCAGGCCGCCATCGTCGCCTCCGGGGACGACGCGATCGCCGCCGGCGACGACGTCGACATCGACCAGTCGCGCGACGACTCGACCACGATCACCGCCGGCGGGGATGCGAACGTCGGCAACGAGACGACGTCGAACACGACGAACGGCTCCTACAACGAGAGCACGGATGCGTCGACGACGACGGACGCTTCGGACACGACCATCGCGGTGGACTCGGGCAACGACTCGTCCACCGACACGACGGCGACCGACTCGTTCGACAGCTCGACGACGACCTATACGGACAGCACGAGCGACACGGACTCGACGGTCGTCTTCGACTCGACCGACACCCTGATCGCCGACACCACGGCCGATGACCAATTCTGACCAGAACGACAAGAGCAACACACCGACCGTCGCCCTGGTCGGCAAGCCGGTCACGCTCAGCGCGATCCGCCGGGCCGAGGCCCAGCGGATCGCGGCCGAGCGCGCGGCCGCCGAGGCCGACGCCAACCGCGAGGCCCCGCCCCGCCCGGGTCTCGTGGACCCCACCGGCGCTCCCGTCGTGGTCGCACTGCCCCCGCCGGTCACGGTCCGCTTCAGTCAGTTCTTCTGGATCCTGAGCCTGCTCGCGGGCGCCGTCGGCGTGGTCTACCTCTTCATCATCCGCAAACCCCATCTGGAGGACATCGTCGCGATCGTGAAGGAGGTGGATCCGGCCCGAGCCGAGGAGACCTACACGACCGTCGCCGACATCATCTCCTGGTCGCTGTTCGGCGTGCTGGTGGCCGTCCTGCTCGTGCAGGTCACGGCACTGGTCTCGTACGCGAACCGGCGGCCGGGTATCCGATGGTGGATGCTGGGCGCCCTCGTGGTGCTCGTGGGCGTGTTCTTCGCCGCCCGCGAACTCGTCGCCTTCGGTGACCGCGGCGCGCCCCTCGCCTACCTCCTCGCGACGCAGATCGGCCTGCTCGTGCTGGGCTTCCTCTTCGCGCTCCTGCCGCCGGCGCTGCGCTGGACGGCGCGCGGGCATGACGTCGCGCACCGGATCACGGGCGAGAAGATCACCGGGCGCTCGTAGCCGCGCCGGTCCCCGATACCGC
The sequence above is a segment of the Microbacterium caowuchunii genome. Coding sequences within it:
- a CDS encoding helix-turn-helix transcriptional regulator, with amino-acid sequence MTASAPDTQSSPTELVWTRLAHARVRELTGDASRAPRALVVGTAGSGKSLVLQHLRSTLRSRGTHVALASSNPDLSTLPRDAVLFVDDAHLMTESQLLALQSRLEDDEAGVVLACRPWPRSEQLRLIARQLEQGRPPIVLGHLGAAELRSHLAREGTTVPETCLSALLELCGAVTWLVREALLAHGTGPCNDPEHRAVQTALTEIVAARLHTIEPAVAARVQSECLNVAGTADADADETAMAGYAEGLLLRNGRPVPIVRTTVLATIPVDRLIALLSGGRSRPSNEVMELLTGLTDPRIASALVELGDAMLERDPVRAAELYRNAASSGADPTAIAVRLARAAWTRGDLDRACALIDSAEVPTGHPLHDEAVDIAGSVWAARGFMSISTDAYASGDISDPRVAAHAAIAALGSGDGDALESALGIAAPLRTYPSTLSVSMRLLGRGLRAGVTPTATGALDEMVRAAERYTESGAHGPIPELPAVLAALTAVNTGELDVAHGILTTAHRGGHGGAWAKPRLLLWTAWVALRRQHPDETLLRLENVRAIPGELSARDRLLRDAVVIGHTRRYGDPATLPTVWHRVRDDVMHVQPDLFSLFPVTEFVTTAALLGDAERFESAFAEALRLVDRLGNPPAWSAPLHWAGFQKGVLLGRPDELTRHARALVTAAQSNPVAAAMSRAGKVWTEALTGAVDVDAIEHAAAQLAKVGLAWDGARLASHGAGRSEERRTVARLLSTARQLHPNREAPDAEHPQPASAGRGPSMLSPREMEVAALVISGKTYAEIGETIFISPRTAEHHIARIRRRLGATSRSDLIARLRAIVEDRDGSGSDEHGGSAWRTP
- a CDS encoding IniB N-terminal domain-containing protein; this translates as MSVTLATMADALIEFILSLLRDPDAAAEFDADPGGAMSSRGLADVRYEDVCAVAPVVVDRPAVAPRPDPAPAPAPQPSPDPVINEIRSIVNNFAWIDDRDTIVDQSVNQNIWAEGDVTQNFDQAAIVASGDDAIAAGDDVDIDQSRDDSTTITAGGDANVGNETTSNTTNGSYNESTDASTTTDASDTTIAVDSGNDSSTDTTATDSFDSSTTTYTDSTSDTDSTVVFDSTDTLIADTTADDQF